In the Colletotrichum higginsianum IMI 349063 chromosome 7 map unlocalized unitig_7, whole genome shotgun sequence genome, one interval contains:
- a CDS encoding Duf718 domain protein, producing MWSNKRASPPAPGSSPPEAEVPVPVTLKQKNPGRRIGQIVKLKPEFVDKYKEVHANVWPDVLKQIKECNIVDYSIWHEPDSRILFATFKYVGYDWAGDMEKMKDNPKVREWWAMTDGWQESLVPGAVSSEAGEPGWWKPVEEVFYTP from the exons ATGTGGTCCAACAAGCGTGCTTCTCCCCCTGCTCCGGGCAGCAGCCCGCCCGAGGCGGAGGTTCCCGTGCCCGTCACCCTTAAGCAGAAGAACCCCGGTCGTCGCATTGGCCAGATTGTGAAGCTCAAGCCCGAGTTCGTCGACAAGTACAAGGAGGTCCACGCCAACGTCTGGCCCGACGTGCTGAAGCAGATCAAGGAGTGCAACATTGTCGACT ACAGCATCTGGCACGAGCCCGATTCGCGCATTCTGTTCGCCACCTTCAAGTACGTCGGCTACGACTGGGCCGGCGACatggagaagatgaaggacaACCCAAAGGTGCGCGAGTGGTGGGCCATGACCGACGGCTGGCAGGAATCTCTGGTCCCCGGCGCCGTGAGcagcgaggccggcgagccGGGTTGGTGGaagcccgtcgaggaggtgtTTTACACACcttga